A portion of the Tachyglossus aculeatus isolate mTacAcu1 chromosome 24, mTacAcu1.pri, whole genome shotgun sequence genome contains these proteins:
- the ZNF654 gene encoding zinc finger protein 654 isoform X1 — MAEEESDQEAERLGEELEAIAEPPPGPAAISSRDYCRRFCQVVEDYAGRWQVPLPQLQVLQTALCCFTSASVSFPAECEHVQYVLSSLALSFFELLLFFGKDEFYEEPLKDILGSIQECQNLLSRYGNVNLELVTRIIRDGGPWEDPVLQAVLKARPASPDLVNKYLSSENPLFFELRARYLIACERIPEAMALIKSCINHPDISKDLYFHQAFFTCLYMSPLEDQLFQEHLLRTDCRNGIDIICNTEKEGKTTLALQLCESFLIPQLQNGDMYCIWDLIFIWSKLQLKANPSKQVFVDQCYQLLRTATNVRVIFPFMKVIKDEVEVEGLQICVEICGCALQLDLRDDPNTKCLIYKTIANFLPNDLEILRICALSIFFLERSLESYYTVEHLYKRPDEEYNERTSSVQNRVRFELLPILKKGLFFDPEFWNFIMIKQNCAALLRDKSAVGFLNENTLEHASGNPEKAVEQQALDEDLTPVNDLSSGEFDPEDVSRVPSGGHGNAKKNFAMLGASKVDHNVPRHRCVLCNREFLGGHIVRHAQAHQKKGSFSCVICGRKFRNRGLMLKHLRNHVKKIQRQHLAALEQETPELPVVEEMNCPDASVSFENGKCDSSKDQEMETAVASDDENGAEEIPEQVAKVISDPVCEPEDVVQNGSHESSLNDASESPLNLETLPECEDDDDDDDDDDDYDPNRESLVLNKVNGVLCTPTDFDVTDQQGNFKCPASGCVRIFKKIRFLNKHARKAHPADFKVQQHIMKWNKGKCRFCQRKFADSQHFIDHLKRHIYPNVFFCLHFNCNQRFKLSTELAEHTKSHSAFKAQCHFPECCELFEELPLLYEHEAKHYLNQTPEPSAETSENNIFAALSESPLEHQEKDSTGSEKETVDLPVPTWKSRKDSTEPKTYIQCFEKKTHGIVQNGSENSSDVAAPDFSLLDQKMPVAEPNSENSGVINDQLVNGHSELEQTSLVSTDAALKGETSVARTENGSVLPNVEDVPQEPSAPVVSQSPFKPNLTTENTSYGLIVTKPYVRPLPPSYLDERYISMPKRRKTLTDKVDAHSEQDKVCNKSVERFRCGNCLNIYCNSEALEAHLAQKKCQALFGFDSDDESA; from the exons GAGTTTCTTTGAGTTGCTGCTGTTCTTTGGAAAGGACGAATTCTATGAAGAGCCACTGAAAGATATTCTTGGATCAATCCAG GAGTGCCAGAACCTCCTCAGTAGATATGGAAATGTGAATCTGGAATTGGTTACTCGAATTATTAGAGATGGTGGACCGTGGGAAGACCCGGTGTTACAAGCAGTTCTTAAAGCAAGGCCCGCCTCTCCAGATTTAG TTAACAAATATTTAAGTTCTGAAAATCCATTATTCTTTGAACTGCGTGCCAGATACCTTATTGCTTGCGAGCGCATACCGGAAGCAATGGCTCTCATTAAGTCTTGCATTAATCATCCAGATATCAGTAAGGATCTGTACTTCCACCAAGCATTTTTCACCTGTTTATATATGTCACCTTTAGAAGATCAGCTGTTCCAGGAG catttattgaggacggACTGCAGAAATGGAATTGATATCATCTGCAATACTGAAAAAGAAGGCAAGACAACGTTGGCTTTGCAGCTCTGTGAATCATTCCTTATTCCCCAGCTTCAGAATGGGGATATGTATTGTATCTG GGACTTGATCTTTATTTGGAGTAAACTACAGCTCAAAGCCAACCCATCAAAACAAGTTTTTGTAGATCAATGCTACCAACTTTTAAGAACGGCAACTAACGTGAGAGTCATTTTCCCTTTCATGAAAGTCATTAAAGATGAA GTTGAGGTTGAAGGCTTGCAGATATGTGTGGAAATATGTGGGTGTGCTTTGCAGTTGGACCTTCGTGATGATCCAAACACTAAATGTCTGATTTATAAAACTATTGCAAACTTTCTGCCAAATGATTTGGAAATCCTCAGGATTTGTGCCCTCTCAATATTTTTTCTGGAGCGCTCCTTGGAATCCTATTACACTGTTGAACATCTCTATAAACGTCCAGATGAAGAGTATAATGAACGTACTAGTTCTGTCCAGAATCGTGTACGTTTTGAATTGCTTCCAATTTTGAAAAAGGGATTGTTTTTTGACCCTGAATTTTGGAATTTCATAATGATTAAGCAAAATTGCGCGGCACTGTTGAGGGATAAGTCGGCTGTTGGGTTTTTAAATGAAAATACACTGGAGCATGCATCTGGTAATCCAGAAAAGGCAGTGGAGCAGCAGGCTTTGGATGAAGATCTTACCCCTGTTAATGACCTGAGCAGTGGTGAATTCGATCCTGAGGATGTCTCGAGAGTCCCTTCTGGAGGTCACGGAAATGCCAAGAAAAACTTCGCAATGCTCGGTGCTTCCAAAGTAGACCATAACGTCCCAAGACATCGCTGCGTGCTGTGCAACAGAGAGTTTTTAGGGGGCCACATAGTGAGACATGCCCAGGCTCACCAGAAAAAGGGCAGTTTTTCATGTGTAATATGTGGTAGGAAGTTCAGAAACCGAGGACTTATGCTGAAACATTTAAGGAATCACGTCAAAAAAATACAAAGACAGCACCTTGCAGCACTTGAACAGGAGACTCCGGAACTTCCCGTTGTGGAAGAAATGAATTGTCCCGATGCTTCTGTCTCCTTCGAGAATGGCAAATGTGATAGTTCCAAAGATCAGGAAATGGAGACTGCTGTAGCCTCAGATGACGAAAACGGAGCGGAGGAAATCCCTGAACAAGTGGCCAAAGTCATCAGTGATCCGGTGTGTGAGCCGGAGGATGTCGTGCAAAACGGCAGTCACGAGAGCTCTTTAAATGATGCCTCCGAGTCGCCTTTGAACTTGGAAACGTTACCTGagtgtgaagatgatgatgatgatgatgatgatgatgatgactatgaccCGAATAGGGAGTCTCTGGTGCTTAATAAAGTAAATGGGGTCCTTTGTACTCCAACTGATTTCGACGTTACGGATCAACAAGGCAACTTCAAGTGTCCTGCCAGTGGGTGTGTTCGAATATTTAAGAAAATCAGATTTCTGAACAAACATGCCCGGAAAGCCCATCCAGCTGATTTCAAAGTGCAACAGCATATAATGAAGTGGAACAAAGGAAAATGCCGGTTTTGCCAGAGGAAATTTGCAGATTCCCAACATTTTATAGATCACCTAAAGAGGCACATATATCCAAATGTATTCTTTTGTTTACATTTTAACTGTAATCAGAGATTTAAGCTGTCCACTGAGCTGGCAGAGCATACAAAGAGCCACAGTGCTTTTAAGGCTCAGTGTCATTTTCCAGAGTGCTGTGAGCTCTTTGAAGAGCTTCCTTTACTATACGAACACGAGGCTAAGCATTACTTAAATCAAACCCCAGAACCTTCTGCCGAAACAAGCGAAAACAACATTTTTGCCGCGCTTTCGGAATCGCCCCTTGAGCATCAGGAAAAGGACTCAACTGGCAGTGAAAAAGAAACTGTTGATCTGCCAGTTCCTACTTGGAAATCAAGGAAAGACTCTACCGAACCAAAGACGTACATTCAGTGTTTTGAGAAGAAGACACACGGCATAGTTCAGAATGGGAGTGAAAATTCTTCTGATGTTGCTGCTCCAGATTTCAGCTTGCTAGACCAAAAGATGCCTGTTGCAGAGCCAAATTCTGAAAATAGTGGTGTCATTAATGACCAGCTGGTCAATGGGCACAGCGAATTAGAGCAGACGTCTTTAGTTTCAACAGATGCTGCTTTGAAAGGGGAGACGAGCGTGGCAAGGACAGAGAATGGTTCCGTTTTGCCGAATGTTGAGGATGTACCCCAAGAACCGAGTGCCCCGGTAGTGTCTCAGTCACCTTTCAAACCAAATCTGACAACTGAAAATACTTCATATGGTTTAATTGTCACAAAGCCATATGTCAGGCCTTTGCCTCCCAGTTACCTAGATGAACGGTACATTAGTATGCCAAAACGCAGAAAAACTCTGACTGATAAAGTAGATGCCCATTCTGAGCAAGATAAAGTTTGTAACAAATCAGTGGAGAGGTTTAGATGTGGCAACTGCCTGAATATCTACTGTAACTCAGAAGCACTTGAGGCTCATCTTGCACAAAAAAAATGTCAAGCGCTCTTTGGATTCGATTCGGACGATGAAA GTGCCTGA
- the ZNF654 gene encoding zinc finger protein 654 isoform X2 yields the protein MALIKSCINHPDISKDLYFHQAFFTCLYMSPLEDQLFQEHLLRTDCRNGIDIICNTEKEGKTTLALQLCESFLIPQLQNGDMYCIWDLIFIWSKLQLKANPSKQVFVDQCYQLLRTATNVRVIFPFMKVIKDEVEVEGLQICVEICGCALQLDLRDDPNTKCLIYKTIANFLPNDLEILRICALSIFFLERSLESYYTVEHLYKRPDEEYNERTSSVQNRVRFELLPILKKGLFFDPEFWNFIMIKQNCAALLRDKSAVGFLNENTLEHASGNPEKAVEQQALDEDLTPVNDLSSGEFDPEDVSRVPSGGHGNAKKNFAMLGASKVDHNVPRHRCVLCNREFLGGHIVRHAQAHQKKGSFSCVICGRKFRNRGLMLKHLRNHVKKIQRQHLAALEQETPELPVVEEMNCPDASVSFENGKCDSSKDQEMETAVASDDENGAEEIPEQVAKVISDPVCEPEDVVQNGSHESSLNDASESPLNLETLPECEDDDDDDDDDDDYDPNRESLVLNKVNGVLCTPTDFDVTDQQGNFKCPASGCVRIFKKIRFLNKHARKAHPADFKVQQHIMKWNKGKCRFCQRKFADSQHFIDHLKRHIYPNVFFCLHFNCNQRFKLSTELAEHTKSHSAFKAQCHFPECCELFEELPLLYEHEAKHYLNQTPEPSAETSENNIFAALSESPLEHQEKDSTGSEKETVDLPVPTWKSRKDSTEPKTYIQCFEKKTHGIVQNGSENSSDVAAPDFSLLDQKMPVAEPNSENSGVINDQLVNGHSELEQTSLVSTDAALKGETSVARTENGSVLPNVEDVPQEPSAPVVSQSPFKPNLTTENTSYGLIVTKPYVRPLPPSYLDERYISMPKRRKTLTDKVDAHSEQDKVCNKSVERFRCGNCLNIYCNSEALEAHLAQKKCQALFGFDSDDESA from the exons ATGGCTCTCATTAAGTCTTGCATTAATCATCCAGATATCAGTAAGGATCTGTACTTCCACCAAGCATTTTTCACCTGTTTATATATGTCACCTTTAGAAGATCAGCTGTTCCAGGAG catttattgaggacggACTGCAGAAATGGAATTGATATCATCTGCAATACTGAAAAAGAAGGCAAGACAACGTTGGCTTTGCAGCTCTGTGAATCATTCCTTATTCCCCAGCTTCAGAATGGGGATATGTATTGTATCTG GGACTTGATCTTTATTTGGAGTAAACTACAGCTCAAAGCCAACCCATCAAAACAAGTTTTTGTAGATCAATGCTACCAACTTTTAAGAACGGCAACTAACGTGAGAGTCATTTTCCCTTTCATGAAAGTCATTAAAGATGAA GTTGAGGTTGAAGGCTTGCAGATATGTGTGGAAATATGTGGGTGTGCTTTGCAGTTGGACCTTCGTGATGATCCAAACACTAAATGTCTGATTTATAAAACTATTGCAAACTTTCTGCCAAATGATTTGGAAATCCTCAGGATTTGTGCCCTCTCAATATTTTTTCTGGAGCGCTCCTTGGAATCCTATTACACTGTTGAACATCTCTATAAACGTCCAGATGAAGAGTATAATGAACGTACTAGTTCTGTCCAGAATCGTGTACGTTTTGAATTGCTTCCAATTTTGAAAAAGGGATTGTTTTTTGACCCTGAATTTTGGAATTTCATAATGATTAAGCAAAATTGCGCGGCACTGTTGAGGGATAAGTCGGCTGTTGGGTTTTTAAATGAAAATACACTGGAGCATGCATCTGGTAATCCAGAAAAGGCAGTGGAGCAGCAGGCTTTGGATGAAGATCTTACCCCTGTTAATGACCTGAGCAGTGGTGAATTCGATCCTGAGGATGTCTCGAGAGTCCCTTCTGGAGGTCACGGAAATGCCAAGAAAAACTTCGCAATGCTCGGTGCTTCCAAAGTAGACCATAACGTCCCAAGACATCGCTGCGTGCTGTGCAACAGAGAGTTTTTAGGGGGCCACATAGTGAGACATGCCCAGGCTCACCAGAAAAAGGGCAGTTTTTCATGTGTAATATGTGGTAGGAAGTTCAGAAACCGAGGACTTATGCTGAAACATTTAAGGAATCACGTCAAAAAAATACAAAGACAGCACCTTGCAGCACTTGAACAGGAGACTCCGGAACTTCCCGTTGTGGAAGAAATGAATTGTCCCGATGCTTCTGTCTCCTTCGAGAATGGCAAATGTGATAGTTCCAAAGATCAGGAAATGGAGACTGCTGTAGCCTCAGATGACGAAAACGGAGCGGAGGAAATCCCTGAACAAGTGGCCAAAGTCATCAGTGATCCGGTGTGTGAGCCGGAGGATGTCGTGCAAAACGGCAGTCACGAGAGCTCTTTAAATGATGCCTCCGAGTCGCCTTTGAACTTGGAAACGTTACCTGagtgtgaagatgatgatgatgatgatgatgatgatgatgactatgaccCGAATAGGGAGTCTCTGGTGCTTAATAAAGTAAATGGGGTCCTTTGTACTCCAACTGATTTCGACGTTACGGATCAACAAGGCAACTTCAAGTGTCCTGCCAGTGGGTGTGTTCGAATATTTAAGAAAATCAGATTTCTGAACAAACATGCCCGGAAAGCCCATCCAGCTGATTTCAAAGTGCAACAGCATATAATGAAGTGGAACAAAGGAAAATGCCGGTTTTGCCAGAGGAAATTTGCAGATTCCCAACATTTTATAGATCACCTAAAGAGGCACATATATCCAAATGTATTCTTTTGTTTACATTTTAACTGTAATCAGAGATTTAAGCTGTCCACTGAGCTGGCAGAGCATACAAAGAGCCACAGTGCTTTTAAGGCTCAGTGTCATTTTCCAGAGTGCTGTGAGCTCTTTGAAGAGCTTCCTTTACTATACGAACACGAGGCTAAGCATTACTTAAATCAAACCCCAGAACCTTCTGCCGAAACAAGCGAAAACAACATTTTTGCCGCGCTTTCGGAATCGCCCCTTGAGCATCAGGAAAAGGACTCAACTGGCAGTGAAAAAGAAACTGTTGATCTGCCAGTTCCTACTTGGAAATCAAGGAAAGACTCTACCGAACCAAAGACGTACATTCAGTGTTTTGAGAAGAAGACACACGGCATAGTTCAGAATGGGAGTGAAAATTCTTCTGATGTTGCTGCTCCAGATTTCAGCTTGCTAGACCAAAAGATGCCTGTTGCAGAGCCAAATTCTGAAAATAGTGGTGTCATTAATGACCAGCTGGTCAATGGGCACAGCGAATTAGAGCAGACGTCTTTAGTTTCAACAGATGCTGCTTTGAAAGGGGAGACGAGCGTGGCAAGGACAGAGAATGGTTCCGTTTTGCCGAATGTTGAGGATGTACCCCAAGAACCGAGTGCCCCGGTAGTGTCTCAGTCACCTTTCAAACCAAATCTGACAACTGAAAATACTTCATATGGTTTAATTGTCACAAAGCCATATGTCAGGCCTTTGCCTCCCAGTTACCTAGATGAACGGTACATTAGTATGCCAAAACGCAGAAAAACTCTGACTGATAAAGTAGATGCCCATTCTGAGCAAGATAAAGTTTGTAACAAATCAGTGGAGAGGTTTAGATGTGGCAACTGCCTGAATATCTACTGTAACTCAGAAGCACTTGAGGCTCATCTTGCACAAAAAAAATGTCAAGCGCTCTTTGGATTCGATTCGGACGATGAAA GTGCCTGA